The following coding sequences are from one Gammaproteobacteria bacterium window:
- the uvrD gene encoding DNA helicase II, producing the protein MPDSLILDSLNDAQRAAVAAPAEHFLVLAGAGSGKTRVLVHRIVWLVEKEGVYPEQILAVTFTNKAAAEMRARVESLLHLPGQRLWVGTFHGMAHRLLRKHWQEAGLPQAFQVIDSDDQLRLIRRVQKNLNLDEARWPPKQAQWFINSQKELGFRPGRVPPDGDIFTETYRRVYQGYEEICRTGGLVDFSELLLLTYELWESHPDLLAHYQQRFKHILVDEFQDTNQIQYQWLKKLAGQHSKMMMVGDDDQSIYSWRGAKVEHLAQFMRDFPSAQTVRLEQNYRSTNIILSAANAVIANNQNRMGKNLWTQGQEGELVSLYAAFNDRDEARFITSQIQEWVEQGGARREIAILYRSNAQSRVLEEALIHAEIPYRIYGGLRFFDRAEIKDALAYMRLTQNRDDDGAFERVVNTPTRGIGDTSLVALRECARDSGISLWRAAETLLAENRLVSRSANAVRSFLDLINALSQASKDKALHEQMRYVLENSNLLPHYRQDRSEKGLAKVENLEELLNAAYQFTPDPEEADLSPLAGFLSRVALESGEPQADQASDAVHLMTLHSAKGLEFPLVFLSGMEEGLFPHGLSSQDPFKLEEERRLCYVGMTRAMTRLYLTYASMRHLHGNEMHQRPSRFIREIPAEFLSEAYLRTKITRPVYFTQHLTDNSDTTTQNAAGLVLGGRVRHPHFGEGVVLSFEGSGAHARVQVRFTSGAKWLVVNYAKLEPV; encoded by the coding sequence ATGCCAGATTCTCTTATTCTTGATAGTTTAAATGATGCCCAGCGGGCTGCAGTGGCGGCTCCGGCTGAGCATTTTCTCGTACTGGCGGGTGCTGGCAGTGGTAAGACGCGGGTATTGGTGCATCGTATTGTTTGGCTGGTAGAAAAAGAGGGTGTTTACCCTGAGCAAATACTGGCTGTGACCTTTACCAATAAAGCGGCAGCTGAGATGCGAGCGCGTGTTGAGTCCTTGCTACACCTTCCGGGTCAGCGTCTTTGGGTGGGTACGTTTCATGGTATGGCGCATCGCCTGCTACGCAAACATTGGCAAGAGGCGGGATTGCCTCAGGCATTTCAAGTCATAGATAGCGATGACCAATTGCGTTTAATACGCCGGGTGCAAAAAAATTTAAATCTGGATGAGGCTAGATGGCCGCCTAAACAAGCGCAATGGTTTATCAATTCACAAAAAGAACTAGGTTTTCGTCCCGGAAGAGTTCCTCCTGATGGTGATATCTTCACAGAAACCTATAGGCGGGTTTATCAAGGTTATGAAGAAATCTGCCGCACGGGTGGTTTAGTGGATTTCTCCGAGCTGTTGCTTCTTACTTACGAACTTTGGGAAAGTCATCCTGATCTCCTTGCCCATTATCAACAACGTTTCAAGCATATTTTAGTTGATGAATTTCAAGATACGAATCAGATTCAATATCAATGGCTGAAAAAACTTGCCGGTCAGCACAGTAAAATGATGATGGTCGGTGACGATGACCAGTCTATCTATAGCTGGCGTGGTGCTAAAGTGGAGCATTTGGCGCAATTTATGCGTGATTTTCCCAGCGCACAAACCGTGCGCCTGGAACAAAATTATCGCTCAACCAATATTATTTTAAGCGCAGCCAATGCGGTTATTGCCAATAACCAAAATCGCATGGGTAAGAATTTATGGACCCAAGGTCAAGAAGGCGAGCTGGTATCCTTGTATGCGGCATTTAATGATCGTGATGAAGCCCGTTTTATTACGTCTCAGATTCAGGAATGGGTGGAGCAAGGCGGCGCGCGGCGAGAGATAGCTATTTTATATCGTTCCAATGCCCAATCCCGTGTTTTAGAAGAAGCATTAATTCATGCGGAGATTCCCTATCGCATCTACGGCGGTTTACGCTTTTTTGACCGCGCTGAAATTAAAGATGCCCTAGCTTATATGCGTTTGACCCAAAATCGCGATGATGATGGTGCTTTTGAACGCGTGGTCAACACACCGACGCGTGGTATTGGTGACACGAGTTTGGTGGCATTGCGTGAATGTGCGCGTGACTCTGGAATTTCATTATGGCGGGCTGCGGAAACACTGCTAGCTGAGAATAGATTAGTCAGTCGTTCTGCCAATGCGGTGCGAAGCTTTTTAGACTTAATTAATGCACTAAGCCAAGCCAGTAAAGATAAGGCTTTGCATGAACAAATGCGCTATGTATTAGAAAATAGTAACTTATTGCCCCATTATCGTCAGGATCGATCTGAAAAAGGCTTAGCAAAAGTGGAAAACTTAGAAGAATTACTGAATGCCGCTTATCAGTTCACCCCCGATCCTGAAGAAGCAGATTTATCGCCATTGGCCGGATTTTTATCTCGGGTTGCACTGGAAAGCGGTGAGCCGCAAGCAGACCAGGCTAGCGATGCTGTACATCTGATGACCTTACATTCTGCTAAGGGATTGGAGTTTCCTTTGGTGTTTTTATCGGGGATGGAGGAAGGGTTATTCCCACATGGCTTATCCAGCCAAGATCCGTTTAAATTGGAAGAGGAACGTCGTCTGTGTTATGTCGGTATGACGCGAGCGATGACGCGGTTGTATCTGACTTATGCGTCAATGCGGCATTTGCATGGTAATGAAATGCACCAACGTCCCTCACGGTTTATCAGGGAAATTCCGGCAGAATTTTTATCCGAAGCTTATCTTAGAACTAAGATTACGCGCCCGGTTTATTTTACACAACACCTGACGGATAATAGCGATACAACCACACAAAATGCA
- the eirA gene encoding T4SS-associated protein EirA, protein MSLNLPNKAIFASFSAIFFVSAMADAADTTPYPPTAVNNNLTQQLCPPIEALTRNLDNTWSAPGGWKSHSPSFLNSVTQFVGAQWIGVNLGEVICIYTKSGKNRFPINLQRPNLVVSPVGGGWTADKGGYKDCISNDPKQCRFFTPQPEKHGNIYDEIDFYKGKPLDSSY, encoded by the coding sequence ATGTCATTGAATTTACCAAACAAAGCGATCTTTGCTAGCTTTAGTGCTATTTTTTTCGTTTCAGCTATGGCGGATGCAGCGGATACGACACCCTATCCACCTACAGCAGTTAATAACAACTTAACACAGCAGCTTTGCCCCCCGATTGAAGCCTTAACTCGGAACTTGGATAACACCTGGAGCGCACCGGGCGGCTGGAAAAGCCATAGTCCATCTTTTCTTAACTCTGTGACTCAGTTTGTCGGTGCCCAATGGATAGGGGTGAACCTAGGCGAAGTTATCTGCATTTATACCAAAAGTGGAAAAAACCGCTTCCCGATTAACCTGCAGCGTCCTAATCTGGTAGTTTCACCCGTTGGCGGCGGTTGGACGGCAGACAAAGGCGGTTATAAAGACTGCATTTCAAACGATCCCAAACAATGCCGCTTTTTTACCCCCCAGCCCGAGAAGCATGGAAATATCTATGATGAAATCGACTTTTACAAGGGCAAACCCCTAGATAGCTCCTATTAA